The Eggerthella guodeyinii sequence GTCGACGCCTACGTCAACGACATGCTCGTGGCGGGCCTGTACCTCAACGACGTCGAGAAGTGCCGCACGATCGCGGAGAGCACGAACGGCATCTACGAGTGGTTGAACGATCTTGGCGTTACGTGGGTGCAAGACGGCGAGGGCAAAACCGAGGTGCTGCCCTACGGCGGGCATACCATCCGCCGCACGCTCAAAGCGGAGGGCGCGGGCGCCGCGATCGTCGGGGCTCTCAGAAACGAGGCGAACGCGAAGGGCCTGGCGGCCGAATGCCACCTTCTGCTTACCGAGCTCGTCAAAAACGACGAAGGCCGCGTCATCGGAGCCAAGGTCGTGAAGAACAACGAGACCCAGGAACGCTCCGACAGCCCCCACGGGCAATGCATCAACATCAAAGCGAGGAAAGGGGTCGTGCTGGCAACCGGCGGCTTTGGAGGAGATGTCGCGTGGCGGATGCAGCACGATCCGAGGCTCGACGAGACGGTTGGGGACACCAACCGCTCCGGCGCGAACAGGGAGGCTTTGGAGCCGGCCCTGCATGCCGACGCCCTGGCCGTCCACATGGATTGGATCCAGCTGGGGCCCTGGTGCAGCCCCGACCTTGAGACCTACGGCCCCGACGGCACCTACATCGACGCGGGATTTCCCTACGGGCCCGTCGTGGCCCCTCAAACCGGCAAGCGCATCGTGAACGAGCTGACCGACCGAAAGCGCTACTGCGATGCGATCCTCGCGAACGAGGAGCCGCTGATCCAGATCGTCGACGAACGCAATCTGCCGGAATGGTCGCTGGAGTACCTGGAGAAATGCATCGATGCCGGATGCACGTGGCGGATGGATTCGATCGAGGAGATCGCCGAAAGGTTCGACATCCCGCTCGAAGCCCTGCAAACCGAGATAGCCCGCTACAACACGTTCGTCGCCAACAAGGTTGACGAGGATTTCGGCAAAGCGATTCCCGAAGACGCCCTCCCGGTCGAAGAGCCTCCCTATTGCGTGACGCGCGTTTGGCCCCGGGTCCACCACTGCATGGGCGGCGTGAAAACCGATGCGGATT is a genomic window containing:
- a CDS encoding flavocytochrome c, with amino-acid sequence MSGLKSLSRRSFLKGSALLGAGIVGSASITACASKAYADSVAWDRETDVLVVGSGFAGYSAALYAHDAGAEVVLIDKRGSDGGNSLKCDGDFGVCGSSAQKEHGIEDSVDAYVNDMLVAGLYLNDVEKCRTIAESTNGIYEWLNDLGVTWVQDGEGKTEVLPYGGHTIRRTLKAEGAGAAIVGALRNEANAKGLAAECHLLLTELVKNDEGRVIGAKVVKNNETQERSDSPHGQCINIKARKGVVLATGGFGGDVAWRMQHDPRLDETVGDTNRSGANREALEPALHADALAVHMDWIQLGPWCSPDLETYGPDGTYIDAGFPYGPVVAPQTGKRIVNELTDRKRYCDAILANEEPLIQIVDERNLPEWSLEYLEKCIDAGCTWRMDSIEEIAERFDIPLEALQTEIARYNTFVANKVDEDFGKAIPEDALPVEEPPYCVTRVWPRVHHCMGGVKTDADCRVIDVSLQPIEGLFAAGEATGGVHGACRLGSCSIADCLVNGSLAGQNAAQAESWC